A window of the Theileria parva strain Muguga chromosome 2, complete sequence, whole genome shotgun sequence genome harbors these coding sequences:
- the PREP1 gene encoding Peptidase M16C associated family protein, protein MLFFNHRTLSRRHHILTLTSASILSYLYCNLFFRNSYTHALSKFKYYKIASVFDSNSKCLNSCRNHFNDRYYLFVRRMYSSSPSNNVEDVLFNVFSPDSLGETTFRHSILTMKYPDQAEEPEWVQESKNFTHSAFEKIGSVYLPDIAVVATNYKHRSTGLSVFSLKSHIDSGKEMCFDLIVPSPPLNSKGSPHVLEHSVLSGTPKYPMKDPFSLLVQGGFNSFLNAMTYKDRTSYLFASTNEKSFYQTGDVYMDSFFRPNITKDKSIFDQECWHYKVTDGTSDKSDADINLHGRMIGYSGVVYSEMKNRFSDSSCLFYNLIYQNLFSNSYKYVSGGDPSDIVDLTHQELVNFYKLYYGPKTATLYFYGPYDVKNRLDFVDNYLTTYNIGVQKDPNNENLVHNANLFSSDSNLPYEQYKDKPKHVSSEYSSVDPTEDELMISWLLDPLYNGSMDKYKIDPVDNVGFQVLQYLLLGTPESVLYKGLIDSGLGKKVLVHGFLSGYKQSLFSFGLKGVDNTKFNSKDEIVKKFEEVVFGILRKIKEEGFKRDAIDSGLNLVEFEMRELNSGSYPKGLMLIDQIQSQLQYGRDPFALLRFDSLMKELRRRIFSDNPSNYFINLMAKHILNNATRVTVHLHAVEASKYEKEFNKKIAKQLSERLSHLSKEQVDEMEEYYKKFKNERESMDINDGSESLKTLELSDISREQETIPTKFYKLSSDRLEESNALYNDGKTVTVLTHTIDSHGILYMDYALSMDSLTVDDLRYLNLFSAMLKESGTDKLTPEELTYKIGKNLGGLSISTYFTTETNNKTYDDPEDGLGYLIVRAKCLKHKVNEMVDVVNDVLMNADFSNSKKGVEILKRALNMYQTNVSKKGNEFALRRMASKFSVSDYADEVVNGYSQLNFLKETLVPLAEKDWSKVESKLNEMRSKLLSMKNLTVNLGGDSELLDSFLDDSTTFHSKLSSTFKNDSKSSDKVWVKEVLDKKLMETVDKNELIVVPSRVNFVGMGGKLFDKSDEVLGSNSLAVHYLSRKHLFTFVRMSLGAYSVYSHLLNTGHIIFMSYADPNFEKTLEVYRNLASVMKEAYEKIEDSELLRQKIGKISNLDKPLHVENKTEVALRRVLRNEKDEFRQKFREDVIDSTKECFNRLYKQMINQKEWNNVSAVVNSNTSDEASGDYKRLHIN, encoded by the coding sequence tataaaatcgCATCGGTATTTGATTCAAACTCCAAATGCCTCAATTCCTGTCGAaatcattttaatgatagatattatttatttgttagGAGGATGTATTCAAGTTCTCCCAGTAATAATGTAGAAGACGTGCTATTTAACGTGTTTTCCCCAGATTCTCTTGGAGAAACAACGTTCAGGCACTCCATTTTAACTATGAAATATCCCGATCAAGCTGAAGAACCCGAATGGGTTCaagaatctaaaaattttacgCACTCTGCTTTCGAAAAAATTGGTTCAGTGTATTTACCAGACATAGCTGTTGTTGCAACAAATTACAAACATAGATCTACTGGACTGTCAGTTTTTTCACTCAAATCACACATTGATTCCGGCAAGGAAATGTGTTTTGATTTGATTGTACCGTCACCACCGCTAAATAGTAAAGGCTCTCCACATGTTCTAGAACACTCAGTTTTGTCTGGAACGCCGAAATACCCAATGAAGGACCCATTCTCACTGCTGGTCCAGGGAGGGTTCAACAGCTTCCTTAACGCCATGACATATAAGGATAGAACATCATACCTTTTCGCATCAACTAACGAGAAAAGCTTCTATCAGACAGGAGACGTGTATATGGACTCGTTTTTTAGACCTAACATAACGAAAGACAAATCCATATTCGACCAAGAATGCTGGCATTACAAGGTCACAGACGGAACCTCAGATAAAAGTGATGCAGATATTAACCTCCACGGAAGAATGATAGGTTACTCAGGAGTTGTGTATAGTGAGATGAAGAACAGGTTTTCAGACTCTTCCTGTCTGTTCTACAACTTGATTTACCAAAATCTGTTCAGTAACAGTTACAAGTACGTGAGTGGAGGTGACCCAAGTGATATAGTGGACCTAACTCACCAGGAGCTAGTTAATTTCTATAAGCTGTATTATGGTCCAAAGACTGCAACATTGTATTTCTATGGACCATATGATGTAAAAAATAGACTGGACTTTGTAGATAACTATCTGACTACATATAATATTGGAGTGCAAAAGGACCCAAATAATGAAAACCTAGTCCATAACGCAAACCTGTTCTCATCAGATTCAAATTTACCATACGAACAATACAAAGATAAGCCTAAACACGTGAGTTCAGAGTATAGCTCCGTAGATCCAACAGAAGACGAGTTGATGATCTCATGGTTGCTAGACCCACTGTACAACGGGTCAAtggataaatataaaatcgATCCTGTAGATAATGTAGGATTTCAGGTTCTTCAGTATCTATTATTAGGAACACCTGAAAGTGTACTGTATAAAGGATTGATAGATTCAGGACTAGGTAAAAAGGTGCTGGTTCATGGATTCTTAAGTGGATATAAGCAGTCACTGTTTTCATTTGGACTTAAAGGAGTAGATAACACAAAATTCAACTCCAAAGatgaaattgttaaaaagtTCGAAGAGGTGGTATTTGGAATACTTAGAAAAATAAAGGAGGAAGGGTTCAAAAGAGATGCAATAGACTCTGGATTAAACCTGGTGGAATTCGAGATGAGGGAACTCAACAGTGGTAGTTATCCAAAGGGGTTGATGCTAATCGATCAGATACAATCACAGCTTCAATATGGCAGAGACCCATTTGCATTACTGAGGTTCGATTCCCTAATGAAGGAGCTGCGGAGAAGAATATTCTCAGATAATCCATCAAATTACTTCATTAACCTCATGGCAAAGCATATTCTCAACAACGCAACCAGAGTTACAGTACACTTACATGCAGTAGAAGCTTCAAAATATGAAAAGGAGttcaataaaaaaattGCAAAACAGTTAAGTGAAAGACTATCACACCTATCAAAGGAACAAGTTGATGAAATGGAAGAATACTATAAgaagtttaaaaatgaaaggGAAAGTATGGATATTAACGATGGTTCAGAGTCCCTAAAAACACTTGAGCTTTCAGATATATCCCGTGAACAGGAAACCATTCCAACtaaattctataaattatcatcagaTAGGTTGGAAGAATCGAACGCTCTATACAACGATGGGAAGACTGTGACTGTACTAACGCATACTATTGATTCTCATGGAATATTGTACATGGATTATGCCCTGTCAATGGACTCACTTACGGTAGATGACCTGAGATACCTTAACTTGTTCTCAGCAATGCTTAAAGAGTCTGGAACTGACAAGCTAACACCAGAGGAGTTGACGTATAAGATTGGCAAGAACCTGGGAGGACTCTCAATATCAACCTACTTTACAACTGAGACTAATAACAAGACATATGATGATCCTGAGGATGGTTTGGGTTACCTTATTGTTAGAGCCAAATGCCTGAAACACAAAGTTAATGAAATGGTCGATGTTGTGAATGATGTCCTCATGAATGCGGACTTTTCAAACTCAAAGAAAGGAGTAGAGATATTGAAACGTGCATTGAATATGTACCAAACCAACGTTTCAAAAAAAGGAAATGAGTTTGCACTTCGTAGAATGGCTTCCAAGTTCTCAGTTTCTGATTACGCTGACGAGGTAGTTAACGGTTACTCACAACTCAACTTTTTGAAGGAAACTCTGGTTCCACTGGCTGAGAAGGATTGGTCAAAGGTTGAGTCTAAACTCAATGAGATGAGAAGCAAGTTATTGAGCATGAAGAACCTGACTGTTAACCTTGGAGGAGACTCTGAACTACTGGACTCATTCCTTGATGACTCAACCACATTCCACAGCAAGCTGTCATCAACCTTCAAAAATGACTCCAAGTCAAGTGACAAGGTCTGGGTTAAGGAAGTTCTCGACAAGAAATTAATGGAAACGGTAGATAAGAATGAACTTATTGTAGTTCCTTCGAGAGTTAATTTCGTAGGAATGGGAGGAAAACTCTTTGACAAGAGCGATGAAGTTCTGGGATCAAACTCATTGGCAGTACACTATCTGAGTAGGAAACATCTATTCACGTTTGTGAGAATGAGTTTGGGAGCCTATTCAGTGTATTCACACCTTCTAAACACCGGACATATAATATTCATGTCATACGCTGATCCGAACTTTGAAAAAACGCTAGAAGTTTACAGAAATCTGGCATCAGTGATGAAGGAAGCATATGAAAAAATAGAAGATAGCGAGTTGCTGAGGCAGAAGATAGGAAAAATAAGTAACTTGGATAAACCTCTTCATGTAGAAAATAAAACAGAGGTAGCCTTAAGAAGAGTGTTAAGGAATGAAAAGGATGAGTTCAGGCAGAAGTTTAGAGAAGATGTTATTGATAGTACAAAGGAATGTTTCAACAGGTTATATAAACAAATGATCAATCAAAAGGAATGGAACAATGTATCAGCAGTAGTTAACAGTAACA